A window of candidate division KSB1 bacterium contains these coding sequences:
- a CDS encoding glycosyltransferase — MPNKLFDYLSRGIPIVASDLPSIGDFLKDECEGVLFEPEKEADYIAAIRKLFSSSIYYEKLQQNSYVAAEKYLWSTCAESMLKQIESVANLRETAFSLKSIKLNNNLNFKFKFNLEFLIRIQI, encoded by the coding sequence GTGCCCAATAAACTTTTCGATTATTTATCCAGGGGAATTCCAATTGTTGCTTCGGATTTGCCTTCGATTGGAGATTTCTTAAAAGATGAATGTGAAGGGGTTTTATTCGAACCAGAGAAGGAAGCAGACTATATTGCAGCTATTCGAAAATTGTTTTCATCTTCAATTTATTATGAAAAGCTTCAACAGAATTCTTATGTTGCTGCTGAAAAATACCTTTGGTCGACATGTGCTGAGAGTATGTTAAAACAAATAGAATCCGTTGCTAACCTTAGAGAAACTGCCTTTTCTTTGAAGTCAATCAAATTAAACAATAATTTAAATTTCAAATTTAAATTTAATTTAGAATTTCTAATAAGAATTCAGATATGA